The nucleotide sequence ataaattgattattaattaccccaAAACACTGTTTCTTGGGCTTTTCATCTGAGTCACTACAAATAGCAGTAACTTTAATtgcatctgtctttttttttggagggtatTTGTGTAGAATGAAAAACAATCATTCGGTATCCTTTTTGGTAGGCCAACAACTAAATGAAATCTCTTAGAGTGTGGTCTTCCTGGTATTATTATAACTCTTACAATTTCATAAGCATTTTAAACTTTGTGGAAAGTGTTCTAATCATTGACAGCCTCCTGGGAGGGGTGGAAAAGCAACTAAACAGAGTTGCCCAGTTTCTTCTCCTAGAGGTGTCAGTGCATTATTTAAGTCATTTCATGTCTAATCTCTCTTTGGAGGCATAACTCAGACAAAAATAAGCAGATTTATAAAAACCactcaaattaaaaaagattcattttaaaaaaatcctgagattttcttttaacattgGTCTCATAATTATAACTAGAAATTGTCAAAtgttgccatttctacctccataacatttCTTGGAACTGACCTCTGCTCTCAACTCACACAATAACCACTTTATTTGGGATTACTGCAATGGCATCCTAACTGGTTTCTCAGTCTCAAGTCTTTTCACTATTGAAGTTCATCTTGCATATTGCTGCCAAATGAGTGTTCTGGAGTCAGCTTGACCTGTTTAGGGGAGAGCAGAATGctaaatttccagtgtgagcatttatttacatttcagaaattaaaaaaaaacactgcaaaCCAGGGCCTGAATTATTactttgttgattgtccagacttaataaagtaatgaagaaattgttaataatgcagattaattttaaaaatgtttccagCATACTTTTTTGTGGTGAGCCAGTTGCTAAATATTTATTAGCACACCCTTGCTTAAGTGAAGATCTGTTCCTGTCACTCTCCAGCTCATTAAATTCTagtgtctccctattgcctccaggagaaaaaaggtttttaaagcctttcacaacttggCCTCAACCTATATTTCCACCATCATTGTACATTGCTCTACCTCTCACACTCTATAATCCACCTACACTGATggaatggcaagcaaagtgggattttttgctgtttttttttcttttggaatgcttctttgcactaaggcaatcaaatgccttcaaatgagtcttgcctttgtttcaatcaagagtctttgatcgattcaagagtctctgatgacctgcttaagtcacaagaaagcccaagtcacatgaatttgagtcacatggttgtaatgccctctgaccctgaagaaggttagcattttcctttgggggctcactcattggaaaactctttctgtgatttggccagatgagactctgggtagagtccccctgccccagctttgaaaacccagatattggtgcttctctctggaaactatatatgtattgctatggacagacgcttagaagccctgtctgctgatttttgttatttgctctatttatataatttctgcttgtaatttctgtttgtgttttctctgaagttaagggtgctgacttttccccctgaactaagtgaatgatatatgtatgtttaattaaaatgagattgtaaaacccttaaagttgTAAATTgcttaaagcagatcaaagccctcctgtgtgctggtgtttttggtcttacacttccacagtaggtacaagcagcattgttgttacaatttaCCGTCATTCTGTTCCTCAAATATGACACTTTTATCTTTTTGCCTTTGAACCGGTCATTCCTCTTGCCTGGAATGTATTTCTTCACTTCTGCCTTGTAGAATTCCTCtctacatatgtgtacatatatatatatacatatatatgtacacacacttatatgtatacatatatatgcaacatgtatatatgaatatatatgcaacAAATATATAGATGTTATAGATGCAGCCagtatatacagatacacacacatatgtatatatacatatacacacacatacacatacttgtTACATCTAATGCTTGGGTGTAAGCTCTTTCAGAataggattgtttcattctttgtatttttactcCCAGTGCCAGatatacagtaagtacttaaatgtTTGTGGCTGATTAATGTTCTGTTTTTAAACACACAAATgtcttatcttatttgagcctcctGTAACATAGATGCTTTAGggattattatctctattttacagaagaggaaattaaggctcagagaaggtACATGCAGTAATATATGAGAAGCTAGAAACACACATACATCATTTAGAAATAAGAAAGACTATTAGAGTGATAAACCAATATAATGGGCTCCCCAGGGAGGGTGTGGAATCTCCATCCCTGAAGACCTTCAAGAAGAGAATAGACAACCCCATGTCCAGGATGTCAGAAATTTATTTGTCTGAATATAGGGAGCTTGACTAAATGGTATTCCAAGACTGCTCCTAATTTTTGTGGTCTGTGATTTTTAACAATGTCCACTGGTTTAAAAGAGCCTTGTATAAACCAGGGAGGTTCTATGTAACAAGGACAGAGGAAATCAATAGAATTCAGTTATACCATGAGGAACTTAGATTAAATATAGGGAAAAAGTACAGATGAAGACTCTGGGATTTGAATAGAAATTTGTGGCTTCCACCTGTATGACTGTGGGAAAAATGTAGCATGTTGTATAGCAGTAGGAGGACAGGCCTTCAAAACCAGGAGGATGCCATGGCATTGTCTGGTACTGTATTTTTAGCCTATGTGATAAGCTCAATTTAAGAATCTTTAGCAACTGCTCCAATAAAGCCCTTCGTGATGTGGACCTACAGACGTGTCTGTTTAGTCacccttttttaaaattgtattttctcttctattataaACTTTATTATCATCAAATGTGAGCATTAcaatagacaaagaaaaagacataTGGAACACTGTGAACTTTTGTTAcataccttttaaaaaacaaatgtattaaatttaacaacATCATTTTCTTTATGTCTCCTCTTCTCATATCCATTTcaaatgatgacgatgatgatagcTGCCTTGTGTATAGAGTTTGATGTTTGCAAATCTTGAAagcctttctcatttttccagaaAACTTTCATAAAAGGAAAAGTGACAGTCTTTTGCACAGGTGAGTCCTTATTGTTAATCAGTTTGTGCCTAAGTCTATTTTATTTAGTGTATCTAGTAGGGGAAAGTGCCACAAGTGATAATAATAGAGATGGCAGTAGTTCAGGTTTgtaggttttttaaaataattatttacaaaGGTATActgattatctcctttgatctgcCTAGAAATTCTGTAAATGCtttttattaagtatatattacCTCTTTTACAGAAATggtaactgagactcagagaagatGTAGTGTAGCATGGAATaaataacctcatttccttttttttctttaaggatcTTAGGGCCCAATCTTCAaatcatttaaaatgtaatttctaCAGAAGTGATACAaatactttatttcttctttaggaatgaggaacttaaaaaaaatcaaaatgatgattaaccattatttaaaaattattaactaGACCCAACAATATAAAATCTGTATTTTCTAATGTGCACAAACATAGTTAGGCTAACCTTTAAAGGtcctttgaaaactgaaaatattttaataggttATATAATGATAGGTCATATAATGATCTAGAAGGGATTTATAAGACCATTTAGTACTtcccaaccccattttacagatgaggaaactgaaaataagAGAAGTCAAGTAGTCCAATTGAAATTACATAGCTGATGACTAGACTAGGATGAAGATCTGAATTTCCTGCTCCCAGTTAAGGAATTTTATGCAATACTGATTcattaatttaaaacttatttatGGATTACTTAACACATGCAAGGCAATATATTCAATGCTTCAAACTCCTTAGCTTTTCTCTTTCACCTAATAACCTTTGAACCAGAATCTCCTACACAGAGCATTCGTATTCTAACTCCAAGCCTTGGCTCATACAGATCCCCCCTACAACTATCCAAATCCTGATCATCCTTTAATTCAAGGTCCAGTTCAAGCTTCACCTCTTCTGTGTGTCCTTCATTCTAAACATCCCCTGCATGCAccaatctcttcctcctctgaatgTTTTCATCAGCATTGTGTAGTAGAAGACAtttgaattaaaagaaatttaaacccCCAAAGACGTGGATTTGTTGTGTGAATTCAGAAAGTTCAATGGATGTCTATGAACTTCTATGTCtgtgaatttcctcatttgtaaaatggaaataattaccTCAAAAAGTTATTATGACAAATCAGAATaggtaaaatattttgtaatcatAATTTGCTATGTAAATGTACTTTATTATAGCATTCATTTGGGTGCTTAATTGTCTTGTTTTCCCCTGTTGCATAACTTTTTCTATGAGTGTGTTGTCTCTGCAAATATATCAGATTATCACCTCTTAGAGAAGGGACATGTTCCTTGGTACTCCCCTTCCTCTTATGCCTCCATTGCACCTATAACAACATTATGCATATAGAATGTCCTCAAGATAGGCTTAATAAAAAATGTGGGAGAAtaaaagatgatataaaatatgCGTTCCAAGGTGGCATTCTTGAAAGGACATCGTATGatctagaataaaaaaagaagtgttAAAGTACTTATTGAACTGACTTGAACTGAATCTAGCTCATTATTCTTTTGACTTCTTTTCAAGGCCAATCTTTAGTTTATTGGAATGAAGAACCAGTCGATGGAAATAGAATTTATACTGGTAGGAATCTCCAGTCTGCCAGAGCTACGCCTGTTTCTGTTAGTGTCCTTCCTATGCATCTATGTAACTGCTCTAGTGGGAAACTCTCTCATCTTCTTCACCATCTATGCCAGTCAACAGCTTCACACACCCATGTACTTCCTTTTGGGCAACTTGTCTGTCATTGACCTCTTGTGTACATCTACGATTGTTCCCAAGATGTTAGCCAACCTTTTTTCTCAGAGGGCTGTCATTTCATTTGCAGGCTGCATGGCCCAGATGTATATGTTCACATGGGCCTTAGTCTCAGAGGCTCTTCTTTTGGCCCTCATGGCATTTGACCGCTATGCTGCCATTTGCCACCCCCTCCATTACCCAATGGTCATGAGTAGTCGTGTCTGCCTTGGGATGGCAGGAAGCATCTGGGCCATTGGTATAAGCAACTCAGCAGTCCATACTAGCTTGGCAGTCCCCTTGTCCTTCTGCAAATCCCTCATTATTGACCATTTCTTCTGTGAGCTGCCACCCATACTGAAGCTGTCATGCTCTGATACCCATCTCAATGAAGCTCTAGCTTTCTGTGCAGATGTGATATTTGGGGTGGGGAGTTGTTCCCTTATCCTGGTTTCTTATGGATGTATTATTGGGACAATTCTGAGGATTCGCTCCTCTGAAGGCAAGAAGAAAGCCTTTTCCACCTGTTCTTCTCACCTTACTGTGGTCTCCCTCTATTATTCCACTGTAATTTATACCTACATCCGCCCAACCTCCAACCTCTCTTTGGGAAGGGACAAAATCATCACTGCCCTCTACTCTGTCATTATCCCTGTGTTCAACCCAATTATTTATTCCTTCAGGAATAGAGAAGTGAAAGGAGCCCTGCAGAAGCTGTTGGGATGGACTTCCTGCCTTTCCCCAGGCAGAACTTCATCATTTAGTCTAAAAAATCCTCCATCTTAGCTCTGACTCAGAGCTTTAGCAGAGGCTAAATGGCCACTTTTCAAGGATATGATAGAAGGCATTCATGTTTCAGGTAGGAGTTGGACTAGCTATTGtctgggtttttttaagttctaAGATTCTATAACTTTTGAAGTAGGTGCCAGTCAGGTCAAAGAAATGCATGTTTAATGGTGGGATTTCAGGGAGTATTTCAGAAAGTTTAACAGAAATATCTGGGGGAGGACAAGAAACATTCCTAAACTCATTAAATGGCATCACAAAGGCAACCACTTTTCTGCCATACCCTCTTGACTCATAAAGTAATGAATATGTCTAATTTTACAATTATACCAGTTAGGAATACTGTTTTGACATGCTTGTCTTATCAATGAGGggcatttcatatatatatgcatatatatgtacataaacatatacacatgtacatacatacacatatatacacatacacacacatatatatatatacacacacacagatatatatatatatatatatattatatatatgtaaaatttgctTAGATGGGGAAACAATACTACTAATTATGCATTTTCTTTTGGTAATCTGTACAACATATCTTAGAATCCAAAGAGTATTTCAGGTAAGCTACAACACATGTTGGGGACAGGAACATTCTTTTGACTCCCATCCCCTGATTAGGGAGTGTTCATTGAACATTTGAACAGTGAACATTGAACATTCAATTGAACATTGATATTTGGGATGGAGGATGGCATATTTAGTCTATTATTTTACATGATGGTATCTCCAGCATCTGGTACCTGCATGATATCATGTATCTAGTACCTGTATCATGTTATATAGCTTATCCGGGGTCCTATTATTTAGTAGTAGTAAAGCTTGTTGATTTAAATATGTATCCATTTGGTTGGCCAGAACAAAGAGGATAGGATCTGACCTCTTCTCATGTCCTTGAGAGCATAACATGTGTTAATTATTGACATAACATGGAGCCTGAGAAGAAGAATCCTTTGGGAACGGACCAAATATCAACGAGACATATGGTCTGGATTAGGCAATGCTACTCTTATGGACACTTTTTCTATTGAGAAAGAATAGAGTTGAATAGCAAAGCAGAGTTGATCACTCAACTTTCAGTGTAATCCCAAATGATGCAGAGTTCTCCCAGTTAGACAAGCCTGCTGAGTACATCAGAGTGAAGAATCTTGGAGCCTAGGGGGTGACTGTATGTGTGATGGGGCTTGAATAACGCTATATCTCCATGCCCATGCTCTATTAAATGATTAAAGTCTTCTTGTCAGTTagcttattttttcctatttcctcttctcccaccaCGAAGTCCCAACTTTTGCACAAATGCAGAACAAATTGGTTATCTAGACTAAGAAGTACAGCATTCCAAACCCTTGGTCATTCTCAGTCATGCTGTCAGGCATGGAGAGAGGGGAACGAAGGGAAGAGAGGTTGGCAGTAGTTGTTCATATGCATGCTTCTCTTAAATGGCCCAGCTAAGCCTATTGGCAAAGGGACAATGTCAGGGACGTTGTAGAGGAATAAGACTAATGCTGTAGTCCAGGCATTCTGTGTGACAGACCATGGATAGAGACTGATGGCCAGAGGAAAGGGGATGTATTAACTTTTCCCCCTGTCATTCTAGCAGTGGTCAGCAACACTTCTCAAGTATCATCTATCAAAGTCTTGCCTTGTTGGAGTTAggtgttggagaaggaaaggaaggcatAGCAGGGGTAGTTGTTTCTCACCACAATATGCCCATGCATATTGTAACagtaattatgatgatgatgataagaacaATAACCACTGTTTATGGGGCaattagggtttgcaaagcactccatacacattatctcatttgatcttcacatcagCATTttgagataggtattattatctccatttgaaagataggagcagctaggtggtacagtggctagagtgctgggactggagtcagaaagactcatctcactgagtttaaatctgttctcaggtacttactagttgtgtgaccttgggtaagtcactcaaccttgtttgtctcagtttccttatctgtaaagtgagatggagaaggaaatatcaaaatgCTCTAGTACCATTGTCATGAAAACTGCAGATTGGGTCaagaaaaatcagacatgactgaaatgattgaatagcAACCATTTGACCAATAAGGAACATGACTGAATGAAATTCATTTACTTGAAtacaagcatctgaggcaggatctgaatttgtgtcttcctaactcctttCTAGCACTCAATGCACTACACCCCCCGCCTCCTTTTTCAGAATCTTCACTCCATTTTTAGCAGAACATCCTATGTGCCATGCAATGACTTGCATTCACCTATTTTAGTTTTATGAATTATCTCAGTTTACCTTATTCATCACCTACTTCATTGTCTTTAGAATGATTCTAAAACAGAAGATTGATTTGGTAAACTCAATCATATAGTTTCTCTCATTTGGTACAGACCTGTGATTGGTGCAACACTTTGCCTGTGACAAACTTTTAGAGAACTTCCcggggcacagagaggttaagtgacttgctaagggtcacacagctagtctgtgtcagagataggacatgaactcaggtctccctggttTCAAGGCCAATTTTCTATTATGCCATGCTACCATTAGTTACTttaattaatggatgagaaatcaatcaatcaaatggGCAGTTTAACTTAGCCAGTAGATTAGCCTAACAGAACTCTGTTCTAGGTGAGCAGAGAATGATCTTTCAAAAATGCGGAGTTAAGGGAACACCTTTTTGACTAGAGATAACAAGAATTCATGATAGGTTTAGGAAAGTTATATGACTAGTAATTTTCCATATTTGTATGATGTCTTGTAGTTACAAAGGATATTCacatatattaattcatttgaccTACACAATAACTCAATGAAGTTGCTAGGAAAAGatattaatccccattttataagagAGGATATGGaaactcagtaaattccagtgacttTACATCATCTTAAAGCTAGTAACTGACAATGATAGGACTAAAATCTAACTAGTCCTTACTCTAAGACCTTCCATTAGGCTGGCTCCTTCTATTGTTAGACAGTAGTAAGGTATTGTAGCCAGTAACTGTTCTAAACTAAAAACCACAAGCATTAGAAGTAAATGCAGGTGATTTCATAGATGTTCTAAGCTGTCCTCCTTCCTTGTTGCAGATATTTACTGCACTTGACAATGTTTAAGTCTTGCACAGTTGAACACAACCAAAATCtaactaatatatgtatatattttaagtgCCCAGTAATGTTAATAGCCTTCCACTAGATGTTCAACTGGGTGATTTGCACGTGTACTTATGAGCAGAAATACTGGATAAATACTGTGCTGTTTATGGCTCTCAGAGAATCAGTACTCTCTTATCATTCAGTTCCATTTCTCTTGCCAAGGTAGCATTACCTTGGTGTCAAGAGATGAGTGAATTTGTGGACCCAACCAATTGGAATTTAGCTCTGATCCCCAATCCATTGATTggaaatctcattttttaaacttgTTGCATTTTCATGAAGCACTGGCCTAGTTGAATTGGGTCTTCCTAGATGCAAACATACATTCTTTCATGC is from Trichosurus vulpecula isolate mTriVul1 chromosome 7, mTriVul1.pri, whole genome shotgun sequence and encodes:
- the LOC118857760 gene encoding olfactory receptor 13G1-like, with the translated sequence MEIEFILVGISSLPELRLFLLVSFLCIYVTALVGNSLIFFTIYASQQLHTPMYFLLGNLSVIDLLCTSTIVPKMLANLFSQRAVISFAGCMAQMYMFTWALVSEALLLALMAFDRYAAICHPLHYPMVMSSRVCLGMAGSIWAIGISNSAVHTSLAVPLSFCKSLIIDHFFCELPPILKLSCSDTHLNEALAFCADVIFGVGSCSLILVSYGCIIGTILRIRSSEGKKKAFSTCSSHLTVVSLYYSTVIYTYIRPTSNLSLGRDKIITALYSVIIPVFNPIIYSFRNREVKGALQKLLGWTSCLSPGRTSSFSLKNPPS